caaataagatatttttatttaaatgcaataattattttttttctattctttttaattattacatatatatatatatataaatattgatttatagTAAATCCAAAACGTGTTTGGTGGAATTCTACGTTAGGGACAAACACTTGTGACAAAAATGTAATGTTATTCATTGAATCGAGTTATATAAGTATTTTCGATGTCTTTTATAAAAAGAAGTAAAGATCGTCAGATATAAACATATCTAATCAGTAATTCGCGAGTTAATtcgaacaaaaaatattttgcgCGGATTCTATATACAAATACGAATGCATGTTGAAccaagaaattcaaaaaaattatatttgtataaaagatAAGATATAGTAATATTTACCTATATGAATAGAAAACTTTACCACATTACTAATTAAGAGCTAATCTTTTCTATTAATAAGTATTAAGGAAGTTATTATGATCACTGGGCCTTGTAACGTGGGCCTGTAACCCAAGTGGGAGCAATAAGGTGATGGAACACTAGGCCCATTTGGATGGTTAGTGGGCTTTGTTTAATGTTAGCCTTGCCCCTATCCAAGCATTGAGTTGGGCCTTGTTGTTGTGTCCATGCGACGGCATGGGCGCCGTGCCCTCTCCTCAAAAAGGAGGGCACGGTGTCAGGCTGGTTTCACGGAGCAGCGATATTGTCCTTCTTTGTGTAGTGGAAGGATGCCGGGCTGGCGCTTTCACGGCCCCTAGCTTGTCGAGATGGGTACTCCTAATTGGACCTTCACCTTTTTTACTCCTCTAatttttttcgaactatttgCTAGTTGAGGgcatttttgaattaaaaaaaaatataacgaCGAAAGCATTTTTGAACAAAAAACATAAGAACAGGGGGTATTTTAGAATCAAAATTATAACGTAAAAGGTAAATTTGaccaatttcaaataatttaagagCAATTTCGTCATTGTTACCTTAATCTAAAACCTTCTCTACTAACTATAATAGTCgtatataaaataacataatgaTTAGGACTTAAGAAAAATAACTTATTGGTGCTATTCTTGTCGGTACGAGATTGTTTCACACTTTGCAGTGCTTATACTTCTCACCTATCGAAATTCTGTTCAAAAACTTCGTTCGAGAAAATTGTTACATGTAATTCCAactaacaagaaaataaaaaatcaaattccaAGCTCATATATAGAATCAAAGCCCCAAATATTCATAATAACAGGGGTACTTTAGAACCAAAATTATAAGGTAAGGTAAATTTGaccaatttcaaataatttaagagCAATTTCGTCCTTGTCACCTTAATCTAACCTTCTCTATAACTATAGtagtcatatattaaaaaaataacacaatgACTAGGGCTTAAGAAAAAGAGCTTATTGGTGCTATCCTTGTTGGTACGAGATTGTTTCACACTTTGCAGTGCTTATACATCTCACCTATCGAAATTCTGTTCAACACTTTGCAGTGCTTATACATCTCACCTATTGAAATTCTGTTCAAAAACTTCGTCTGAGAATCGTAATTCCAactaacaagaaaataaaaatgaaattccaaggtcatatatatataatcaaagccccaaatattcaaataatttgcaagtcaaaaatcaagaaataggGTGAACATAACTCAAAATAGAATAAAGTGTTTGTAGAATGGCCAATACCAATAGCACAAGAGCAGCCAATGCTGAAATAAAAGACCATGGTGAACTAAAATAAGTATACTTAAAACTTGCCCAATGAACATGCCAACTACTCTTATAATAATCATTCACCTTAATAAACAATTCCAACAAGTAACACTCATCAATGTCAAACATAACATCTTTCCCAAGATTGTTGATGAAATTAGCAATTTCATAATCTGTCCCAAAATAATTCTCAATTATATTGCAATCACACAAATACTCAACATCATGTTGTGTGTTCACCAAACAATCAAGAAATGTTGCATATGTTGTCATGTGCTTTGAACAATCTACATGACATTGCTCATATGCCACACAATTTATCAAGAATGAACTCATGAAATCATCTATTGTGATTGTTGGCATCTCAATGAATCCATTATTGAATTTTATAGCCAAGAATGTCTCTTCTTTCCTAGGTCTAAGCTTGATCCCCGCGCGACGAAGCTTTGAGATGCATTGTATGACATTTGTAGGTGAATGATCCCTTCTATTTTTTGGCTCAAGAAAAATGTAACTTGATCTAAGAAAATCAAGTAAATGTTTCCCTTCAAGATTACTAAACTTTTCAACAACTTCATTAGGTCTTTGTAATGTGTTGTTAAAGAAAGTCAAAGCTAATTTGGCTAAAGGAGGAGTATTACTTGATTGGCTAATAATATTGGT
The nucleotide sequence above comes from Solanum pennellii chromosome 9, SPENNV200. Encoded proteins:
- the LOC107029912 gene encoding UPF0481 protein At3g47200, encoding MSEISIEDQHVVTINWEINKTRLELMQQKISQPPQLLSESAGRSSCCIFRVPQSFINVNGRSYEPQIVSIGPYHRGKDNVKMIEEHKWRFLGNLVKRTMEKGLNLEDYLKAIQPFEMRARECYSEAIVLNKDEFVEMLVLDGCFIIELFRKIGGVIPIEKDDPLISMSWIYPFFLRDLIRLENQIPFFILQFLFDFTNIISQSSNTPPLAKLALTFFNNTLQRPNEVVEKFSNLEGKHLLDFLRSSYIFLEPKNRRDHSPTNVIQCISKLRRAGIKLRPRKEETFLAIKFNNGFIEMPTITIDDFMSSFLINCVAYEQCHVDCSKHMTTYATFLDCLVNTQHDVEYLCDCNIIENYFGTDYEIANFINNLGKDVMFDIDECYLLELFIKVNDYYKSSWHVHWASFKYTYFSSPWSFISALAALVLLVLAILQTLYSILSYVHPIS